DNA from Ardenticatenales bacterium:
TGCCATTGAACCAGGCATATTGCGGCATAAAGTTCTCTTCGTAGACAAAGGAACCCTTGATTTTCAGATAGACGTGTGGGTCTTCCGGTAAGTCCTGCCCGGCGGTGGACCAATCCCAGTGCATTTTGGTGGCCTCGCGCACGGCTCCTTCGGGAATGTGGCAGGTCTGGCAGGCCACGCTGTCCAGGTGACCGTTAATGCGCTCGTCCTGGTGGATGGTTCCTTTGTGGCAATCCGTGCAGTAGACCTGATTGGTGTCATCCGTACTGACGGAAATGGAGCGACCGGCGATGTTGTGGTCCGTGGTGCGGTGGCAGTCGGTACAGACGAAGTCGTACTTGCCCATGTGGATGTCCACGCTGTCGGGTGGGTTGAGCAGGCTGGAATCCAGGTCGCCGTGCTTCACGGCGTCGCCGCCGCCACCGTTAAAGTGGCAGCCACCGCAGTTATCGCGGGTGGGCAGGCCCACGCTTTGCGCCGCGGCCAGGAGGTCTACGCTCTCGGCGGGTAGGCCCGCCTTGCTCTTGATGTATGTGCCGCTGGTGTCGTGGCAAACCAGGCAGTCCACATTTGTTTCACTGCTGAAATCAAAATTGGCATCCTGCCATCCATAACCCGCGTGACAGGAGGTGCAGCCGGGCCAGTTGGACTGAATGCCAATGCAGAAGTTGTTGATGGAGTTCTTCTTGCCCGTGGTCACCGGTTCAGTGCGTCCGGGGAGCAGCACCG
Protein-coding regions in this window:
- a CDS encoding tetrathionate reductase family octaheme c-type cytochrome: MKDFKYIWVVGLLVTAMLVIVPIASFAKGDTETSTDPWAFLPTHPTHTDHSSLFDEPLNSGPEVTAACLECHEDAAHQVIQTSHWTWESEPVLLPGRTEPVTTGKKNSINNFCIGIQSNWPGCTSCHAGYGWQDANFDFSSETNVDCLVCHDTSGTYIKSKAGLPAESVDLLAAAQSVGLPTRDNCGGCHFNGGGGDAVKHGDLDSSLLNPPDSVDIHMGKYDFVCTDCHRTTDHNIAGRSISVSTDDTNQVYCTDCHKGTIHQDERINGHLDSVACQTCHIPEGAVREATKMHWDWSTAGQDLPEDPHVYLKIKGSFVYEENFMPQYAWFNGTADRYILGDPIDPTTPTALNQPLGEINDPNAKIWPFKVHEADQPYDSAYNYLLQPKTVGEGGFWTDFNWDQALRLGSQVVNMTYSGSYGFAPTEMYWPLSHMVVPGEDALQCNDCHGENGRMDWEALGYFGDPMRWGGRSEAVGSTDTP